CGCCAGCTCAAGCAGGTGCCCAGTGCCCACCGTGTCCTCATAGAAGGCGGTGGCGTCCTCCGGCCGGAACGCACCCGGGTGCAAGTCCGCCAAGTCGTCGGTGCTGCTGGGCAGACGCTGCTCGAGCTGCTCCAGCGTCAGGTCGAGATAATGGCTGAGGTGTTGCTTGATGCCCAAACCGTCCGCCAGGAAAGCGGAGACGTCCACATCCGTGCTGCTGCGGAGCTGGGGCATGGATGGGCTTCAGGGCGCGGCCAACCTACGCAGCCGCCGGAATGCAACAGTCAGGGCATCCCGCTCCAGCTCCGGTGAAGGGCCCCTTCGGCTTCGTGGTGATCGACAAACCCGCAGGCCTCACCTCCCATGCCTGCGTTAGCCGCCTGCGCCGAAGCTACGGGCTCAAGCGCGTGGGCCATGGCGGCACCCTCGACCCTGCCGTCACTGGGGTTCTCCCAATCGCCCTGGGGCCGGCCACCCGTTTGCTTCCCTACCTCCCCGGGGAGAAGACCTACACCGGTGTGATCCAACTGGGCAGACGCACCAGCAGTGACGACCTGGATGGAGAGCTGCTGGAGCAGCAGGACTGGCCTTCCCTCAATGAGGCCGAGCTCAACAGCAGCCTGGACGCGTTTCGTGGCGCGATTGAGCAGCGTCCGCCGCAGGTCTCCGCCGTCCATGTGGATGGCGAACGGGCCCATGCCAGGGCCCGGCGCGGTGAAGCCATGGACCTTCCGCCGCGGGCCGTCACCGTGCACCGGCTGGAGTTGCTGCAGTGGGATGCGGCCCAGGGGCAGCTGAGCCTCGAGGTGCACTGCTCCGCTGGCACCTACATCCGCTCGATTGCCAGGGATCTGGGGGCCAGCATCGGCTGTGGAGGCTGTCTGGCCTCGCTGCGCCGCACCCAGGCCCTGGGGTTCCATGCACACCAGGCCCATCCGCTGCCGGAACGAGATGCTGCTCCGCCCGATCCCCTGTCCCCGCTTCTGGCCCTGGGGGCCCTGCCCCGGCGTGATCTCAGCGAAGCCGAACAGAACGACTGGCGCTGCGGCCGTCGCATCGCGATGGATCCCGGTGCTGGAGAGGCGGTAGTGGTGTGCAACGCGGATGGGAGCATGGCCGGCATCGGCCACCGCGAGAGCGAAGGTCTTTTGCGTCCCAAGGTGGTGTTCGATGCAGCAGGCTGAAACCACCTTTTTGGTTAGTACTCTCCGAGCGCATCCCGCCCTGCCCTGACGAGATGGCTGGCCACAGCAAATGGTCCCAGATCAAACGCACCAAGGCCGTCGTCGACGCCAAACGAGGTGCGGTGTTCACCCGGCTGGGGCGAGAAATCATGGTGGCGGCCCGTACCGGAGCCGATCCCGCCGGGAATTTTCAGTTGCGGACGGCCATCAGCAAAGCCCGCGCCGCAGGGGTTCCCGCTTCCAACATCGATCGCGCCATCGCCAAAGGTTCAGGTAAGGCGGGTGATGGAGCTCAACTGGAGGAGGTGCGCTACGAGGGCTATGGCCCCGGCGGAATGGCGG
This window of the Synechococcus sp. MU1643 genome carries:
- the truB gene encoding tRNA pseudouridine(55) synthase TruB — encoded protein: MQQSGHPAPAPVKGPFGFVVIDKPAGLTSHACVSRLRRSYGLKRVGHGGTLDPAVTGVLPIALGPATRLLPYLPGEKTYTGVIQLGRRTSSDDLDGELLEQQDWPSLNEAELNSSLDAFRGAIEQRPPQVSAVHVDGERAHARARRGEAMDLPPRAVTVHRLELLQWDAAQGQLSLEVHCSAGTYIRSIARDLGASIGCGGCLASLRRTQALGFHAHQAHPLPERDAAPPDPLSPLLALGALPRRDLSEAEQNDWRCGRRIAMDPGAGEAVVVCNADGSMAGIGHRESEGLLRPKVVFDAAG